One Roseimaritima multifibrata DNA window includes the following coding sequences:
- the tnpA gene encoding IS200/IS605 family transposase — protein sequence MSTHQQLLYHVVFSTKNRKPYLRNEEFRESVFAYLAGVAKEIGGYALIVGGYFEHAHLLVRIPAKVAVSNFVGKVKGNTSKHINETSQIIKKFGWQDGFGAFTVSPSQKNSVYQYIANQMQHHAAESFESEHLRLLDKHEVQYDPRFVWESLSLGRNCADPSGLKSHALDGAGDSLPMPFTLATTAHFLAVRTPA from the coding sequence ATGAGCACTCATCAACAGTTGTTGTACCACGTCGTTTTCAGCACAAAGAACCGCAAGCCATACCTCCGAAATGAAGAATTTCGCGAGAGCGTGTTCGCTTACCTAGCAGGCGTTGCCAAGGAGATTGGAGGATACGCACTAATCGTGGGAGGCTATTTTGAACATGCACACTTATTGGTCCGCATCCCCGCCAAAGTTGCTGTTTCCAATTTTGTCGGCAAGGTGAAGGGCAATACCAGTAAACATATCAACGAGACAAGCCAGATCATCAAGAAGTTTGGATGGCAAGACGGATTTGGTGCTTTCACCGTCAGTCCGTCGCAGAAGAACTCGGTGTACCAATACATTGCCAATCAGATGCAACACCATGCAGCGGAATCATTCGAGTCCGAACACCTTCGCTTACTCGACAAGCATGAAGTCCAATATGACCCAAGATTTGTGTGGGAGTCATTGAGCCTTGGGCGAAATTGTGCCGACCCTTCGGGCCTAAAATCCCATGCTCTGGATGGTGCAGGGGACTCGCTACCAATGCCATTTACTCTGGCAACCACCGCTCACTTCTTAGCGGTTCGAACGCCAGCCTGA
- a CDS encoding polyprenol monophosphomannose synthase, with the protein MSTSNAPPSTAAPSPKTLVVVCTYNERENLPRLLPRILAALPKADLLVVDDDSPDGTGTWAESAAESEPRLHVLVRKDERGLGSALRAGIQFGHQGKYEFLLNLDGDLSHSPEDLPRLLDAALATDPPADVVVGSRYVAGGKIEGWPLRRKLMSRMVNSFATRALKLPVKDSSGALRCYRMATLAKLPAGALKSDGYAMLEELLLGLHRNGAKFAEIPITFHDRTEGDSKLTMAETFRSVRSLLSMIGK; encoded by the coding sequence ATTTCCACCAGTAATGCTCCTCCGTCGACCGCGGCCCCATCGCCCAAAACTCTGGTCGTTGTCTGCACTTACAACGAGCGGGAAAATCTGCCTCGGCTGCTCCCTCGTATTTTGGCTGCACTTCCCAAGGCCGATCTGCTTGTCGTCGATGACGATTCGCCAGACGGAACGGGGACCTGGGCCGAATCGGCAGCCGAATCCGAACCTCGACTGCATGTCCTGGTCCGCAAGGACGAGCGAGGCCTAGGCAGTGCACTTCGCGCCGGAATCCAGTTCGGTCACCAAGGGAAGTACGAATTTTTGCTGAACCTAGACGGAGACCTCAGCCATTCGCCCGAGGACCTTCCACGTTTGCTTGACGCCGCTTTGGCAACCGACCCGCCAGCAGACGTCGTCGTCGGTTCACGTTATGTCGCGGGCGGCAAAATCGAAGGCTGGCCGCTCCGCCGGAAACTGATGAGCCGGATGGTCAACAGTTTCGCCACCCGCGCGTTAAAACTGCCGGTCAAGGATTCCAGCGGAGCCCTCCGCTGCTACCGGATGGCGACTCTAGCCAAACTTCCCGCCGGTGCCCTCAAGAGCGACGGTTACGCAATGCTGGAAGAACTGCTGCTGGGCCTGCATCGCAACGGAGCCAAGTTCGCAGAAATCCCCATCACCTTCCACGACCGCACCGAAGGGGACAGCAAACTAACCATGGCAGAAACCTTCCGCAGCGTCCGCAGCCTGCTAAGCATGATCGGCAAGTAG
- the araD gene encoding L-arabinonate dehydratase produces the protein MPTHDPTQLRSHRWFAADTLRGFGHRSRLKGMGFDDKDYRDRPVVAILNTWSDLNTCHSHFRNRADEVRRGILQEGGFPVEVPVMSLGEMLMKPTTMMYRNLLAMEVEEVLRCHPIDSAVLMGGCDKTVPAMLMGALSADIPCLFLPAGPMLKARWKNETLGSGSDAWKYWDERCAGNLCDTDWTAIENCIARSAGTCMTMGTASTMACIAETLGFTLPGASCIPAVLAEHSRLAVQSGRQAVAMAWDQLRPSQLVTPESIDNAIITDMTIGGSTNAIVHILAIAGRAGISLELDRFDELSRTTPVLGDLRPSGRFLMEDFYNAGGLSALLERLRDHLNLDCMTVSGKTLGEQIAGAEGINDEVIRTIDNPVSPQGGTCVLRGNLSPDGCVIKSIAADPRLTQHTGPAVVFDDYAHLKERINDPDLNVTADSVLVLRSAGSLGAPGMPEWGMLPIPKKLLEQGVRDMVRISDARMSGTSYGTCVLHISPESFVGGPLALVQDGDMIEIDVEGRRIVWHVDEAEAERRRVAWTAPEPKFTRGYGQMYASHVTGAHQGCDFDFLAGRSPGAEPDIF, from the coding sequence ATGCCTACACACGATCCGACCCAACTTCGCAGCCACCGCTGGTTTGCAGCCGACACGTTACGTGGTTTCGGCCACCGCTCTCGCCTAAAAGGCATGGGATTCGATGACAAGGATTACCGCGACCGCCCCGTGGTGGCGATCCTGAACACCTGGAGCGACCTGAATACCTGCCATTCCCATTTTCGCAATCGAGCCGACGAGGTCCGCCGCGGAATTTTGCAGGAAGGAGGCTTCCCGGTCGAAGTCCCCGTCATGTCGCTGGGCGAAATGCTGATGAAGCCGACGACCATGATGTACCGCAATTTGCTGGCGATGGAGGTGGAAGAGGTTCTCCGCTGCCACCCTATCGATTCGGCGGTCCTGATGGGGGGCTGCGACAAAACCGTTCCAGCAATGCTGATGGGGGCCCTGTCGGCGGATATTCCCTGCCTTTTCCTGCCCGCAGGCCCGATGCTGAAGGCCCGCTGGAAAAACGAAACCCTCGGAAGTGGTAGCGACGCCTGGAAATACTGGGATGAACGCTGTGCAGGAAACCTTTGCGACACCGACTGGACCGCGATCGAAAACTGTATCGCCCGCTCCGCAGGAACCTGTATGACGATGGGGACCGCCAGCACCATGGCCTGCATCGCCGAAACCCTCGGTTTCACGCTGCCAGGCGCCTCCTGCATCCCTGCAGTCCTAGCCGAACATTCTCGACTGGCCGTCCAATCTGGACGCCAAGCGGTCGCGATGGCCTGGGATCAGCTTCGCCCCAGTCAGTTGGTCACCCCCGAATCGATTGACAACGCAATCATTACCGACATGACGATCGGTGGTTCGACCAATGCGATCGTGCACATCCTGGCGATCGCTGGGCGTGCCGGAATTTCCCTGGAACTGGATCGCTTTGACGAACTTTCCAGAACGACGCCCGTCCTTGGTGACCTTCGTCCCAGTGGCCGTTTTCTGATGGAGGATTTTTACAACGCTGGCGGATTGTCCGCACTCCTCGAACGACTGCGAGACCATCTAAATCTGGACTGCATGACGGTTTCGGGAAAAACCTTGGGAGAACAGATCGCGGGAGCCGAAGGGATCAACGACGAAGTGATCCGCACAATCGACAATCCGGTCAGCCCCCAAGGGGGCACCTGCGTGCTGCGTGGCAATTTATCGCCCGATGGCTGTGTCATCAAAAGCATCGCTGCCGACCCTCGACTGACGCAACATACCGGCCCCGCCGTGGTGTTTGATGACTACGCCCACCTGAAGGAACGCATCAACGATCCGGACCTGAATGTCACAGCCGATTCGGTGCTTGTGCTCCGCTCAGCAGGTTCGCTGGGGGCTCCGGGAATGCCGGAATGGGGCATGCTTCCGATCCCGAAAAAACTGCTGGAACAGGGCGTTCGCGATATGGTCCGGATCTCCGACGCGCGGATGAGCGGAACCAGCTACGGCACCTGTGTCCTGCACATTTCTCCCGAAAGCTTCGTCGGCGGCCCGCTGGCGTTGGTGCAGGATGGCGACATGATCGAAATCGATGTCGAAGGCCGGCGGATCGTCTGGCATGTCGATGAAGCCGAAGCCGAACGTCGCCGTGTCGCCTGGACGGCTCCCGAGCCCAAATTCACTCGAGGCTACGGTCAAATGTACGCGTCCCATGTCACGGGAGCCCACCAAGGATGCGATTTTGATTTCCTTGCGGGCCGATCGCCGGGCGCAGAGCCCGACATTTTCTAA